GTAGAAATGATTAACAACGGAGATATTCCTCAAGACCAAATAGATAATGTTGCGAAATGGTATAAATTGGATAAGGAGTTTATAAATATACAAGGAGCATCACTTGCAAGAGCAAGTAAAAATCCTCAGTTAATGCGTTTACTTGCATATGCTGAAAAATTAAATCCAGAAATGTTAAACATGTTAGAGATACAAGCAAAAGCTTTATCAGAACAAAATAAAAAAGAGGAGTAGCTTAATTGCTACTCCTTATTTTTTCATCTACAAAATTATAAAACCAACGTAATTTATAATTTTCATTAATACCTCTGAATAAATCGCCCAGTCGCCTACGATACTCTTCATTAGAGATATATCTTTCTTCTGTTTCCTCACTGCATTGAATTTCCTCATCTTCTAAAACCAAATCCATCAAAGTACCTCCATAATTTTTATCTTTCCGAAAATGTCCTATGAATATTATAGAACGCACGTTCGAATATTTCAACTATATTTTCGAACAAATGTTTTTTTACCAAAAGAATAACTCCTCTACGCTTACATCCAAGGCATTGGCAAGCTTAAAAGCAACCTCTATCTTCGGATTAATATCTTTCTGATTCTCTAATCTACAAATTGTGCTTCGGCTTACGCCAGATTCCATTGCTAACCGTTCCTCCGACCACCCATGTTTCCATCTTAATTCCTGCAATTTATGTCTCATGTATAGATTATAGTAATTTATGAATGAATTTTTTACCGGTAATTTTTTCCATCTGAGGATATTATCTCATAAAAAGATGTCTGTGTGCAAAACACTTTTTGCGGAATTTACGTCAAATCGAATATGTTTCTTCTTTTATTTGTGTTATGATTAAAAGTTATTCTTTTTTTGATTTTTAACCACCTCTCTAAAATCAGTGTAGTTATATTTAGGTGTTAAAAGTCAAGCATTTTTTTAATTTTTTATTTTTCATGCAAAGACAAGCAAAAGAACACAAAAAAGAGCCGACAGAGTTGAAAATTTTCTCTCTGTCGGCTTTCTCGCTATCACTTATTTAATTGCTTCGGTCACAGTTGCAAGACCAACAACACCGTCTGGAACAAGTCCATGTGCTTTCTGCCACTCTCTAGTTGCTTCTAGTGTCTTGTTTCCAAACTTGCCATCTGAAGTTACGCCAATAATTTCCTGCCACCATCTGACCGCAGTAGGGCATCCCTGGATGTTGTAATAAATCAGGTGCGTTTTTGCCACATTCTGCGTTTTCGGGCCAAACTTCTTGTCCTCTGCAAGTTCATTTTTTGTGCCTTTCAAATCAAACCCGATGTTCGCTGCATGCTGGTACTGCCCCACCTTGTCATTTTCAATGTACTTAGGCTTGTCTACGACTGCCTGTGTGGCTTGTAAAGGCGTTTCGTGTTTGATTTCAAAGAAGTACTCGTTTAAATCCACACTACCCTCTACGCCAGAAATAGAGCCTTTAGAGGTATACTGCCACATGTCAACTCTTTCGAGTGCTGGGCTTGTCTGCGCATTTCCATCATTTGTACCGTATTTTGCGCACCAAATCTTATACTGCTTAATCTGGTCATAATCAAGATTACTCTTGAACCAAGACTCAGATGCATACACACCAGCTTCTTTGCCGCATGATACAACTTTTTCACAGAAAGCTTTTACAATTGCTGTTCTATCCTCTTTAGAAAGTCTGTCGGCACGAACAACCTTCGGTGTACCATCTCCGTCCTCTGAATCTATAAACAGTGGAAGTGTCGCACCGTACTGGTCAGCAAATGTAGCCGCAAACTGTGCCTCCTCTTCTGCTTCTTCAATATTTATTGCCTGTGACATAAAATAGATTCCAAACGGAATACCTTTCTCTTTGCATGCCTGTGCGAACTCAACAAACTTTGCATCCTGTACCACCTTGCCTGATCCATATCCGCGATAGCCAGCACGGATGATAACTCCATCCACGCTGTTAGCCACAGCTCCAAAATCTGAAACTGTATTATATTTTGATAAGTCAATCACTTTTCTCATATTATTTTTCCTCACTTTCTGTTTTCTTATCGCCATCAATCAATTGTTTTAACAACTGATGTAATCCGGTACTTGCTAATCCACTAAATAAGCCACTTAGCAAGATAGATGGTGAAATACTCCATCCATTCATCCAAATTGCTAAAATAACGCCTAAAATGGCACACACAGTAGGAATATACTTATTGTCAACATCCTTAATCCATTTCTTGATTACATAGCCTACACAAAGACAAATTCCTACAATTACAGGCACCATAAATTCTGATAAAAATCCTAAATCTGTCATATCAATTCCTCCATTTTATAAATTTTGTGCAATTAAAAAAATCAACCCAGTTGCCATTGCTCCAGCAACCGTGCTGATTATTGATGTTATTGCTGTCTTTTTATAATTTTTCATATCATCCGCCGGGGCACGTTCCATATCGTCAACCCTTGCATCCATACGGTCAATCTTTTCATCTAACGTACATACTGTTTCGTTCGTATGTTTCACCTCTCCAACCAACTCCACCATTGTTTTTGACATTGTATGTATTTCATTCACAATTGGTTCTAATTTGTCGATACGGTGTGTATTCGACTTGGAGCGCTGCTCAACTTCCGTAATTCTGTGTTCAATTTCAATTTCATTCATATTTTACGCCTTTCTATGCAAGTGATTTATTATTTAAATTTGTTATGGACTTCCTCTAATTACTAATTTCAAAATTTTTCTCCTATAAACGAAAGTTTAAAACAGGAATCCCAAAAGGTCGGAACATTGACCTCTCTTACAACAACAATCAGAACGTCAATTGTGAACGCAATTAATTCCTTAGTTGCAAGGATAGTTATACTGGAAAATGTAAATTCATGTGATGCACTTTTTTCAGTCGGAGCACATGGAGCACTTGCGACATCTGCATATTACACACTGACCTCAATCACAAAGAACTTTGGTTCAGACAACATTTATGTAGATAAATATGGTGCTATCATTTTTAAACTTGAAGGTCATTATATGCTTGACATAAATCTTGTGCTTGATAAAAGCTTTACTTCGATAAGCGCCAATATAAGCGTCCATCGGTACGATTCGAAAGGTGGTTCAGACACCCTTATTGCAGAGGAATTTTTCTACTCAGCAAATAATGCGCACAGTGGTCATATTAACATTCTCGTACCTGTTAAAGAATATGGATTTATAAAAATCTTTGGTATCGGTAAAATAGCGGGCGGCTATATATCTTTACATAGAGTTGCTTAGGTCTACTCTTTCGCCCAGGTCAGCCAAAAACTCATTGTGGCACTGCTTGTTAATCCGTCAATGATGAGTGTGTAACGACCGTCATTTCGTTTATTTATACCTTTAACGAAGTAACTGGAATCATCTCTGACAGTATGCGCTGATAGTAATGTATATCCTTCTTTATTAACTATTGCATAGTTTGTATTAGTCGAAGCCGTGTACAACTCCATAATGAGCTTTTCCTGCCGGGTATTAACTCTTTTTTGAGCATCGGTGTGGATGTCGTCAATTGTCGAGCCACCGACAGCGTTGACATTTTGTTCTGAAATATTAGAAGTTGTGATAGCAGTCGAGGCGTCTTGCTTCTTACTTAAACTTTCGTTTATCTCATTGACTTTTCCATTCGTTGCATTAATATCAGCACCACCAAAAGGATCTCCCTCCTGCGTATACTCGGTCGCATCCTCAAACGAGACTGTTCCATCATCATTTTGAATCATCCTGAATTTTCTTTTTTCATTCTTTGACGTATCCAGCACATCATCTTTGTAATTTGTCTTTAAATCTGCCATGTTTATAACCTTATTCCTTTCTGGCCGCCAAGCCTAAATGACAACTTTGGAAGTGCTTCCTTTTGCGCTGTCATTGTTTTGTATAGCAATAAAATAGCACTCTCAATTCGGTTAAATTCCGAATATAATGGAGTGCTTTGGTTTGCGTAATATGTTTTTTTATTTCCAATATTAAAGGAATAGCTACCAAGATTCAGCTTTTCCAAACAATCCTCAATAGCATTTATTTCTTTTGCGTATATCATACTTGTATAGGTTTTACCAGCACCTAGACTTACAATGTTTGGAAATCCATAAAAAAGTGATGTTCCCAACGCCTTGAGATATTCCAGATTTCCAATGATGCGGTTGTAATCTTCGATATTGAAATAATCAGAACTCTTCCAATCCGTTTTCGGTTCTATCCATGCCATTTAAGCTTCCTCCGGCTCTCCAAAATACTCAATATATTTTTCTACGTCATGCTCGCCCAGATACTCTTTTGCCTGTTCATCCGTTATAGGTACAATATCATTTGTTGAATAAGCTTTAAAAAAGTTCCCCTTCTTGGTTCTATATAACCAACGTTTACCTTCTTCTTCTGTGTAAACTAACTCCGATTTATCTGTGTCATACAATTTCCCATTAACTACTTTTCTCATCATGATACCTCCATCATTCTTAATGCATGTCTCAACTCTAACGTTCCACTAAAGCTACCGTTAAAATCAAACTTATGTGATTCAATTTCAACTTGCAGATTATTAACAACATCACTTTCCATGTATATAATATCTGCAGCATTTAGCCTTGGTTCTCCTCTATATTTCACATTGTATGAAATATTGTTTCTGTAATAGTTTCCTAGCCATTCAGCCACATCCTGTGCATGTTTCTGCGTACTGATTAACTGATTTTCAAATTCAACAGTATAACCGACACTTGCTAACTTTTGTGTATAATATACGGAATCATCTTTTGCCTGTGGTTTACCTTGTTTATCATTTTCAAATGTAAATATCCTAACAGAAACCGCTTTGTTTTGCTTTTCTCTGTAGCCGATCGGTTCTTCCAACATATCTTGTTTTTTCAATGTATAATCAGACAAATCACCAAATGACACCTTATTAACAAGAACTCTGTCATTCGGGTATGCCCTGGTAAACTCCAATGTCATAGTATCAAATGTACTAAATTCTTGATTCAATATATTGGTTTTATTCAAATCAGAAAACTTAAAAGTATCAGCAGCAACACCATTTCTAAAAGTATGAACAACCATCTCCTTAGGCGGGTTCCCGTCAAAATCAACATAAATACTATAATACATATAGCCTGCCGGCAATTTGATTGTAATGGATGGATTCGTCGTAAATTTTCCATCTTTATCTGCTACCGATGCGCTTATAAACGATGTTGCTAGATAATTTCCATCTTCTGGCATAAATACCATGCTGCCGTCCACAGAAAAGAAATTCTTTGTCATATCAGCATAAACATAATCGCTTCCCTTAACAACATTACCAGGATTTGACCATGCGCTTGCACCCACTGATGTAACAGTCAAATCATCTGGATTCAGTACTGTTGCAAAATTAGCTTTGATGCAGGGGTTCCCATCCTTGTTCTGGTACAAAATACATCTACCTGCATTAGCAATTAACTGCAAGCATTGTGCGTGTGATGCTTCCGGTAATGGGTTTGTAATAACCACATCTTTCAAACATTCATCTATTTCGTACTCATCCGGTTCTAATCCATAATCAGTTAATACCGATTTTGCATCGTCATACAGTGTTCGTGTATGAATTGTATTTCCAGCCGAATACTTATCTGTCATAAATGCAAATATATCTTTTGCGTTAAAATTCATTGCGCCTTTTTGTGATTTCCAATCAGACAAATATACACTTGCTACCTGCAACCATTCAACTGAATCATCTGCCAATGTAACGCCAACTGATACCGGTATCTTCTGCCCTGCCTGCAAGAAGTTCACAAAGGAATTATCATCATCAACATTGAACCTGTGTTCCATATCATTGACAGTTAGTGAAAAATCTATAGCCGGTAATTCCTCACATACTGAATTTACCTGCTCCCGCCATGACGCTGAACAAATATCATCATTGCCAAAATCAAGTCCGACACCCATCAACACTTTGTTGATTCTAAGTCTCTGCTGACCACCAACCATTGATACCGGTATAATTTGAATGTATGAAGTAGTTCCAAGATTATCCTGCGTTGTAAATTCCATAGAATTGTTTGCGTATGTTTTGTCGACTTCCTCTGTCTTTAATCTGAACGAAGTTGGATAACATTCATCGAAATTAATGGTAAATCCTTTGATTGAATATGAATCATTGAACTTGATTGTTATTACTCCTAGAATATCGTTGGTTGTACAACTTCTGTTCTGAATATACTGTGCATACTGATTATCTTCCGGAAGAAACAACATGCTGCCATCTGCCTTGAAATAATTCTGATCCATAGTGGCATACCTGCCATTTGCATCCTTATTATTCAACGGTGTATCTTGGCTACTCCAATAAGCAAATTTTCCATTAAGCCTTGCAGAATTTTGCGCATATTGGTTAATGACACCGACAGCAACGGACATATATCCTTGCTTTCGTATCATGCTATCCATCATTTCTTTATACTGTCTTGATACATTCTGCATATACTACCACCCACAATCAATTAAATTGAATTTGCACGTTGAAAAATTCTTATAGAAAATACCATCAAGGAAAAGAGGTTGCCCCGATGTATCTCCTGGGTACATGTAAATCGTATGTCGCTGGTTATCATCACCGGTAAATGTCACTGGAACGAAAAAAGGTTCCAATGCCGCTTTCATCATCTTCCATGTATCAGCATCGAGACCATTCCACTGTAAATTATTCAATTTCCAAAGTTTTCTTCCGACAAGCTGACCGACAACTGCATTATTTGCATTACGACCACTGTTTACCGCCTGTGAATGAACTATATCCAATCCTCTTGCTGGGTACGGAAACTGCACACCATTCACAATTAAAAAATCCGATGTTTTTCCTCGCATAAAACCACCACCTATAATTTTCATTAGGTTAACAGCTATTTGCCTTAAATAGCCGTTATTGCATAGAAAAAGCACCTACCCTTTTTCGGGTAAGTGCCTTTAATTATTTTCTTCCTGCTAAATAAAATTCTACTCTATCAAAATCTTTATATGCTGTCATTTGTTCTGATATTGTTTCACCTGGTTTCAATTCTGAATCATCATCTGTAAAATATGTCATTTCATATTCAACCAATTCATCATTAGAAAAAAATAAAGCGTAACCTTCAACAAAATCCGCTGCATCATCTCCATTATTTGTTACTTGAAATACAGCACCATTTTCTATATCATTTTGAATATATGACAAATCTTGTATAACGGATTTATAATATTTACTGGTGGATACATTCATTTTTGTCTCATAATGGTCAATATCAGCATTTGTTTCAAAAGCTTCATCTATAACGGATACGCATCCAGCACCAAGTGCATACAATTCACCATCGGCAGAAGACACTATTGTATTATCTGATCCATATGCTAACGATGATGTTGATATATCAACAGTTTTATCAGAAATATTCTTAACAACAATAAAGTGGTTTGTATACCAACCTATGCTATCAGGAAGTGTATATTCTGCTATAGTTTCTATATATTTTTCTTCTTTTTTATCATCTTTTTCCTTTTCAGTACCGACTATTGTACTTTCCTCTGACGTCATATTAGTTTTTGTTTCACTATCTTCAATTATTTCTTGTTCACTTTCAGCAGTGTATGAAATATCTTTTTTTCTGTTATTTCCTACATTTATAATCATTAGAATTGCGCAAAAAATGAGTATGCCAACTATTGATACAATTAGTCCTGCAATAGCCGTCTCATGTCCCTTATTTTTCCTTGTAAATGCCAGTATTGCCAAAATAAGTCCAACTATTGATGGTATAATTCCAATAGCTATGAATGAAAACAAGACACCAGCTATTCCACACACTAATGATGCAATCCCCAATCTGCTTTGTTTCATATTTTTCTTCTCCTTCGTCAATATTTTTTTCTTTATCATATCATTAATGGAAATGGAAGTCCATCCGAAGATAAACTTCCATTATTTTATGTTGTTCTTAATGTCAATCCCATTGACCTGCGACCTCTTTCGTTTGCTCTAGCAATATCTCTATCTCCTATATTTACAGATGTGTCCTTTTCTAGTAACTGTTTTAGCAAGCTATTCTGTTCTCTTAACAATGCATTCTGCTCCTCATTTGCTTGATAAACACCGTTTTTAATACCTGCAACAATCTGGTCATTATTTGCTACTGCATGGTGACTGCCAATCTGACCGACCATCTCATTGATTCCGTTTTCACGAGCCATGAATAACTGACCTGTCTCTGGGAAACCACCATCGGCAAACATCGGTATGTTACCTAACGAAATCTTATCAGTTCCTAATACTGACTTAATTCCACTTCCGATTACTGTTGATGTATCAATTTTAATCGTAAGCTTTGCATTTAACCATTCTGCGAAACTGTTCCACTTTGATTTCAAAGTTTCAATTGCAGCATTCCATGCCGAACTAAGGCCATCTTTTATTCCACTAAAACTCCATGAATCAGATGAAAATTTAGATTCGACACCACTCCACCATTTTGCAAAACCTGTATTTGACCACCATGATGTAAATTCATTCCATTTGGATTCTAAACCACTTTTTGCATCAGAGCCTAAACTTGACCACTTTTCTCTCGTAAACCATGGTGAAACGTTCTCTTTCCACCACTTATATACTCCAGTGTTCTGCCACCAGGATGTGAATTCATTCCATTTTTCCTGAAGTCCTTGTTGCATTCCATCTGATGCACCGCGCCACTTCTCTTTTGTGAACCATGGCGAAACGTTATTGTTCCACCATGTAGGAACTCCTGTTCCACCCCACCACTGACTAAATTCATTCCATTTTGTTGATAATCCATCTTTAGTATTTTGACCTAATTCGGACCATTTCTCTTTGGTAAACCACGGTGAGACGTTTTCATCCCACCAATCTGGAACTCCCGTTCCACTCCACCAATCACCAAACTCGCTCCATTTTGTTGATAGCGACGATTTTATATTTTCACCTAACTCCTGCCATTTTTCCTTCGTAAACCATGGTGTTACATCATTCGTCCACCATGAAGAAAGTTTTGCCGATAAACTATCAGCTAGTTCCCCCCACTCTTTATCTTCTGCATCTCTTGTTTCTCGATTTTTAGCTTGCCATTTTTCAAGTTTTTCAAGCCAAGAATCAAATGGACCGCTTCCATCTTCCTGCGTAACAGCTTTTCCATTTTTGTAAGGATTTGCAGTATTTTCTTCTGCCGATTTTTTTCTACCCTCATCCCAACCAAAATCCTTTATGTTCTGTATCCAATTTTTTGCATCCTCTACAAATTTAAAAGATACATACACTGTTGCTGCTATTGCAAATCCTGCCGCAACTGCACTACCTACACTTCCTGCTGCTGCAGACAACGATGAGCCACCAATTAATGATGAAAGTTTTGACGTGATTACAGATTTAAGAATCGCAGATGTCAGCAACTTTCCTGCATATTTTAATGCAAATGCTCCAATTAAAATTGCTACAGTATCAACATCTAACTCACCTACAAAATCTGCTATTCCTTTCCATACATCACTCCATTTTACCTTTTTTAATGCTGTTCTAATTGCATTAAACAAACCTTGAACCCATACATTAAGTGTTCTTCCCATAGATTTAAAATCAAAAGTTCTAAAGAACTCGTTTACACCGCTTGCAATAGATTCTCCAAGATTCGACCAGTCAAAAGTTTCTCCAAAAGATAGCGCTGCGTAAATTGCAGTATTCAAAGAGCCAGCAATTGTTTTTCCAACATCACCGAATAACCTAGGTGTAATCAGTCCATTAAGGAACTGCGCTAAGCCTGTTCCAAAGTTATTTGCAACACCATACACTGATTTCCAATTGATTTTCTCTAATGCAGATGAAATACCGTTGCTGATATAAGTTCCGATACCCTCGTAATCTCCACGTTCAAAAGCACTGCAAATAGCATCTGCTATCTTCTGTGCCTTGTTTTCGGATTCAGCAAAAGCTTTATCCCAAACGGATTCATAATCTGCAAGAGCATTTGCAATCTCATCTGATAAATCAATACCATTACCTTTTCCAGAACCGCTACTAGATGAAGAACCACTATCAGAATTAGGATTATTGATGTTTAATTCATCAATACCAAGAGTTACATCTTTTAGCTTTTTAGCTGCATTGGCAGCATCATTAAGGCTGTCTGCTGTATCGTCTGCATCCTCTCCTAAGTCCTCTACACCACTTCCATATCCCTTACTTGTTCCGTCCTGTAAATCTTTCAGCCAGTTATCGCCAAAGAAATGGAATCCAAGTGTTGTAAATAATCTGTTCAATGCCATAATCAAAGCATTGACAACAGGAAGTACATTTTTCACGATAGGCAAGAATAAATTACCAATAGTTCTTCCAAGGTTCGCAATCTGCTGTTTCATGATTCTGTACTGGTTTGCAACAGAGCCAAGAGTATTCGCCTGGTCTCCCCATGCTACCTTAGACTGGTCTAAAATAGCTATTAGTCGCAACTGCATCTTCTCGGACTGAGACATCGACGATAAAGACTTTGTTACTCCAAGATTGTATGCATACTGCTGTAATGTGGCATTTGTAATATCAATACCGAATTTATACAGTGCCCTTGACTGGCCAATCAATCCGGACTGGAAATTTGTCATAACAGAAGATAAATCCTCATTGGTATATGAGGACATATCTGCTGCAAGCATAGAAAGTGCTTTTGCTGTATTGGTACTTGTTTCACCGCAAAGACCAACCGCGTTCGTTACAGATACAATCTTTGCCTGGTAGTTCATTAACTGCTCTGGGTCAAGACCAAGGTTCTTATTATCGGTTAATGTCAAATTGCCGGAATCTCCAATGCTATATCCGGTCATTTTTAGGGTCAATGACTTTAATCTATCTGAAAATGAATTTGCGTAAGCTTCAGCACTGTCATATCCGTATTGCTCAAATTGATTTCCAAATTCTGTACCAATCTTATCAAGCGCAACGTTCCAATAGTTGAATGTTTCCACATAATCCATTGAAGAAAGAACTGCTTTCCATGTTCTTTGTATTCCATGCAGAACCGAATAGAAATTTGCATAGAAAGCTCCTGCAAGCTGTGAAAAGCTCCTAAAACTTCTGGAACTTTTATTTGTGCTTGATGTAAGAGCATTAAAGAACTGTGATAACTTATTTACGCTCTCTCCAGTTTTAGATGTAGCAGACTGTGTTCCTTTTACGCTTACTGCTAGGTTAGCTAGCGCATTCGTCATTTGAACAAGATTTCCGCTGACCTTTGGAGCTTTAGAAAGGGTGCTTATTGTCTGACTTAATGCTGTTGCGAATCTTGGCATATTGTCAATTGCATTTACAACACCTTTATTTCCAAGCTTTGAAATATTCTTCGCAATCTCTCCGATAGCTGTTGCATTTGCGGATGCTGCACCAAAAGACGAAAGCTGTTTTGCCATCACTCCAATTGCTGATGAAGAAGCATTTAAACTTGCCGGACTGATAGATGCAATTTTTTCAATATTCTTAGCAAGTCTAGTAAAATCTGCTGTTTTGATATTTGACATCCCAGCACTTGATTTACAGATTTTATCAACGCCGTTTGCAAATCCAACCAAATCACTTCCGTTCACTTTTCCAACAGATGAACTTAGTTTCTCTAATTTGCTAACAAGTGCATCTAAAGCTCTATTTGCTTTTGTTGCCTGCGCTTCAACCTCGATTTCAAGGCGGTCAATATCTGCTGCTCCCATGATTTCACCAACTTCCTATAGCTTTTTAGGTCAATGACTATCATTCCCTTCGATAGCCAGTAAAAAGAACGGACGCTGTGACACGTCCGCTCCTTAATTTTCATCGAATTTTCTATTAAATTCTGCAATCCATAATTTAAACTTTTCTTCTGGTGATAAAGGCTTTTCTTTTTCAACTAGAGAAAATGGTTTTTTAGGATATTTCGCACTTTTATTAAAACACGATGCGATGGCTTGATGAACATACAAGCCCTGGTAATAGGCTGCCACATCAAGCATTTTTAGTTGTTCCTCTTTTTCTTTGATGAAATTGTCCTGGTACATATACATGTACTTAGGATTAAGCTCCCAGAACACATCCATAGGTATTCCCATTCGAAGTGCCGCTGGGAGCCATACATCATCAATTAAACTGGAAAAGGTCATTTCCTTTTTCTCAACAACCTCTACTCCGTTTTCTGCTGTGCAGATTTCTTCGTATTCTTCGGTTTCTCCTCGTCCACATTGAGGAGTTTTCTGAAAAAACGACTTTCCTGCACTGCATTTGCGTATGCTTCGTAAATTTCCTCAATGTTTCCGCCGCCTTCGATATGCTGCTCGACTAAGTAATCTGCCTGTTCAGCATCACATGGTACTACAATTGCCACAAATGCGGACACCGCTGTAAAAATATACTTTCTACTAATAAGTCCTTCAACTGGCAATCCCATCTGCTCCATTCTCTTTGAATGTGTGAAATTAAGTTCTGGTACCGTATAAGTTTTGTTGTTGATTTTCACTGTTGCCATAATGATTTTTCTCCCTTCAATCTTAGGCTGTTGCAGCTCCGACTGAAATCTTTGTGGAAGGCGATACAGAAATGGTCATTTCACGAACACCATTTACTTCTCCCTCGTTAATGTAAACTGAATGCTGTCCTTCCCATGTAGCTACACCATCTGCTCCGTCAGTTCCCATTTTCAAGCGATATTTCAATGCTGTTCCCTCTTTTGCCTTTACTGACGTATAAGCTTTCAATGTGTAGTTTGCGGTAAACTCCATAGCATCCTGTGACTGCACACCTGCAATGAATGTCTGTGATTCATCTTCAAGGTCTGTTGTTTCAAGCTGATCCGGTGCACCTCCTAACTGTGGATAAGACTTGATCTTACACAGTTTTTCCCATGCTGTACCATCTGTACTTGTTTCCAAAATTGTTCCAATCGTGCTTACTGCTTTTACTTCTGCTTCTGCCATATTTTCTTCCTTTCTACCGCTATCTGCCTGCGGTCAGCGAACGTCTCTCGAGTTGACGTCCGGTGCATAAAAATAAGAGCCTTTCGGCTCTAAGTTTCATTTATATGCTACCG
This genomic window from Roseburia sp. 831b contains:
- a CDS encoding helix-turn-helix transcriptional regulator — translated: MQELRWKHGWSEERLAMESGVSRSTICRLENQKDINPKIEVAFKLANALDVSVEELFFW
- a CDS encoding GH25 family lysozyme; amino-acid sequence: MRKVIDLSKYNTVSDFGAVANSVDGVIIRAGYRGYGSGKVVQDAKFVEFAQACKEKGIPFGIYFMSQAINIEEAEEEAQFAATFADQYGATLPLFIDSEDGDGTPKVVRADRLSKEDRTAIVKAFCEKVVSCGKEAGVYASESWFKSNLDYDQIKQYKIWCAKYGTNDGNAQTSPALERVDMWQYTSKGSISGVEGSVDLNEYFFEIKHETPLQATQAVVDKPKYIENDKVGQYQHAANIGFDLKGTKNELAEDKKFGPKTQNVAKTHLIYYNIQGCPTAVRWWQEIIGVTSDGKFGNKTLEATREWQKAHGLVPDGVVGLATVTEAIK
- a CDS encoding phage holin family protein, which codes for MTDLGFLSEFMVPVIVGICLCVGYVIKKWIKDVDNKYIPTVCAILGVILAIWMNGWSISPSILLSGLFSGLASTGLHQLLKQLIDGDKKTESEEK
- a CDS encoding DUF4190 domain-containing protein, which translates into the protein MKQSRLGIASLVCGIAGVLFSFIAIGIIPSIVGLILAILAFTRKNKGHETAIAGLIVSIVGILIFCAILMIINVGNNRKKDISYTAESEQEIIEDSETKTNMTSEESTIVGTEKEKDDKKEEKYIETIAEYTLPDSIGWYTNHFIVVKNISDKTVDISTSSLAYGSDNTIVSSADGELYALGAGCVSVIDEAFETNADIDHYETKMNVSTSKYYKSVIQDLSYIQNDIENGAVFQVTNNGDDAADFVEGYALFFSNDELVEYEMTYFTDDDSELKPGETISEQMTAYKDFDRVEFYLAGRK